The Lemur catta isolate mLemCat1 chromosome 6, mLemCat1.pri, whole genome shotgun sequence sequence AGCTTTTGACTCCCATCTGGCTGGGGCCAATGGGAAACAGAAATGTCACCAAACCATGCCAGTCCTCTGGGGGAAGTGCTGTTTCTTCCCATCCCATGCAGACACAGGGAAGAGGTCagaacatactttttaaaagtcttttgcaAGGCAGGCACTTTTCCTGCACTGAAGTCCTCTCCGATAACCTGGGAAGGAGGTGGTGGTGTCATCTCCCTGCAAGTGTCAGGAGTGGGAAGCCCAAGGAGAGTGGGCCACTAGCCataggtcacacagcttgtaaacTACTCTGGGATCTCAGTTCTGACTCTGAGACCTCAGCTTTTCTCATGAAGTCACATCTGtgggcaggaaaaagaaaagaattttgctCTTCTCAAAACCACTGAGATCTGTAGTTTACAAGTAAAAGGTGAGGACGACAATGTCAGAGAGGGACGATGTGGCCCTGTGAGGCCGCCCCCTGCCTTGTGTTGCAGAGCCCGGAGACTTGACCAGGGTGGGCAGAGCGGAGCTTGGGAAGGGCCCCTCCAGGAAAAGGTGGGTGGCTCTGCAGACTGCCCGCCCCCACCGCCTCTCACCACCCAGCTGggcgtggggagggggaggacagggCTCCTGCCCCTCCAAACCCGCTGTTACCTCAGTGCTCAGTGAGATAGtctggtattttaaaaagtaataattttatcttctctACATGTATtaaccacagaaaaatatttttgaattgtaCTAAATGTTAaaggagaacaaaaaggaaataaacaaagaaacgCCAGAAGTGTAAAAACCAGTCTGGTTTCAAAAGCTGAGTTTCTGATTCTGCGATAACTCACCACCAGCCCCCAAAGGCCGCCACCACCTCAAAGGCTCTTTGCCTGGCTTCCTGCCCACTGGCCCCGGGCCTGTCTCCAGAGCCTGGTGTCCAGGCTAtttcctgcccctctcctggaACTCTGGACCCCTTCTTGGCCAGGGCCAAAGACAGAGCCTCCCAAACCCTTGGACTTCTCTGCTCCTTTGAATTTTCCAGACCTCCTAGTCCTGTCCCCTAATTTCAGTTTACTAACTTGGTAGCTGATTGGCAGGTCTATGATGATTGACATAACCACCTTCCAATGAATTAACTCTCTCTGGAGCTTTCCCGGCAGGACTTCTGGGTAAGGTTGTTTAGGATGTTGACTGCACAAAGGTGCTGAAGGGTGAAGTGGGCTAGCACCAGCCCTTGCCAAACTGCACATCCTCAGCTTTGCATTCCTCCAAAGGggacttcttttttgtttctaatttgtcCATCCGGAGGGGCACTGCCTTCTACTTTGCACGAAGGCACTGTAAAGGCTAGTGACAGCCTGCAGTCCACGACTCAGTGCATCCGCTCCTGACCTCTCAACGATGCAGTCATAGCATCACCACGAATAGCCCTGCTCGTTTTCTCTCATGCACGTTGCTTCCCGTCTGCTGGAATAAATGAACCCTCCTGTCTCCCTTGTCAGAACCATGGTGTTCTCGTGCCAGAGTGTAGGCTCAGCCACACGTCCTCTCCCCCGGGAACAAGCTTGCAGAGTCCTTTGTGTTTGTCCCTTGTCTACACTAATTGATGGTGGAGTCACTGCCAACAAAACAAGCCCGAGAGAGGATCAAGGGTGGGAAAAGCATTTGACGGTCTCAGTGGTTACCAGTCATGGGCAGCTGGACCATCTTCTCCCCGGCCCCAGCCAAGGCCTCCTGGGACCCTCGTCTTGGCTGTGGCTGTGCAGAGGACCTTCCTCCTTTCCAAGCACGGGGGTGGCAGAAGCCTCCATGGACTGGGTGCTGGGGACTCAGCGTCCAGGCCTGCCATGCCTCAAGTCTCCTAATGGGGACTTGCCTCCCTGCACAGGCCTCAGTCTTCTTGTCTGTTAACTGGGGACAATCACACTTCCTCCCGAGTTATGTCAGGAGCGCACTTGCTGGGGGTAGCAACAGCCACCCCGGACACTGGCACATCATAGATGTTGAGTGAAATAGAGTTCCTGTCCCTCCTTCCTTGTTCCAGGTCACCATGGGGATAGCCACCCTGGGTCCCCTCTGGgctgccctcctgctccctctcttGGTGTTTGGGGTCCCCACAGAAGAGCCCACCTCTGGGGAAGCTGTGGCCTCCACCCCCACTGGGGGCTGCCGACGGTGCTGTGACTCCCTGGCCCCTGCTGATGCTGCGGATGTGTCCCCAGCCTCTCCGTCCGCCCTCCCGTATGTCCTGCCTGAGGTCAGGCCCTACATTAACATCACCATCCTGAAGGGTGAGTACCCAGCCcacctggtgggggcagggagggccaggggggagggggaacagaGAAACCAGCACAGAGAGCTGTCCCAGACCCATGCATGTGGAGCTGAGTCCCCACTGTGTGGCAGGACTGTTCTGAACGCTGAGGATGTTGGGACCAAAGCAGGCAAAGATGCCTACGGCCTGGGCTCCTTTCTCATGGGGGGATGGGCAATGAGCAATGAACATATTCCCTAAGTTAATGGGATGGAATGTTCGATGGTGATAAATGCTCTGGGATATGCAAAGGAGGTCGGGGTGAGGGGCATTGAGAGTGCAGGTCTGGGCCCGGCAGGTCTGGGCACAGGGTTGCACACTGCATGGAGTGGTCAGCCTGGGCCCGGGCCGGGCTGGGTCTGGAGTGTTTCAGGAGTGGCGTGGGAGAGGTGACAGGGCTCAGATTGTTCAGGGCCTTGTCTTTATTGGCCACAGGCAGGACTCAGGCTTCTCTGAGTGGGGCCAGGGGAGCAGGGGTGGGTTTGAGCAGGGGAGAGACCAGATTAGACCTAGGTTTAAATGGATCCCTCTGATGTGGTGTGGACAAGAGAGGCAGGGGACAAGGGCAGGAGCCGGGAGCCCTGGGGGCCGTCTAGGAGACGGCTGGCTCCCTGGCTTCCCACACTGGGCAGGAAGGAAATCACTTCCCGTGTGGGGGCTGGGAATGGCTGACGGCggtggccaggccctgggcatcCTCAGCCTCTGTCTTTGTTCTTtgctcacaacagccctgtgagtgTGGCACTTTATCATGcctcccactttgcagatggggaaactgagtctcacaGGGGGAGGAGCTctcctggggtcacacagctgtCAGGGACAGAGCCCAGATTAGTTCCTGAGCTCTCCATAGGGCCACTCCACAGCCCCTTTCCCTCCCGGCTTCTCCCCCAAGGGCCCTGTGCCCTCctttctgccccttccccacccatggTCCCGGGGACTCTGGGGAAGCACAGGACCTTCTAGGCCATGCAAGGGTGTGGCTGCAGCACTGTGACAGGCAGCAGGGAACTGTGTGGGGTCAGGTCCCTCCAGACGTGGGTGGCCACCTGCTTCTCTTgtgttcaaggccagcctggactaggggccaggcaggggtgtGCCTCTCTGGGGACCAGACCCCGGGGCAGGTCAAGGTGGGCTGGACCACGCTGGGCTAACCATCCTGCCTCATGCTTGCAGAGTTTGCAGAGCGCTTTCCCATAGGACACTTTGTGGAGTGTCACAAATGCCCCTGTGAGGTGGGCACAATCCTCTTCAAAATACAGACAAGAAAACCAAGACCCCAACCGTGAAATGCCTGGCTCCTAACCCGGGCTTCTCCTTCAGAACCCACAGTGCACCCGCCACgacccacatccttgccagcctGGGCCTTGTGCCTTGGTCCCTGGGCCTGGCCTCCCGGGGACCACAGTCAGACCTTCCCTTCCAGGCGAGGGGAACAAGTTTACTCTGGGACAGCTCAGACTCTGTGTGCCACCCCTTCTGCTCCTGAGCTGGGTGTTCCCGGGCAAGTCATTTGACCTTTCTGTGAAGTGGAGATGGTCACGGTGTCTtagagggtgggtggggaggcaaTGTCTGGTATACAGCAGATGCTCAATACGTGCCAGCTCCTTCTCTGGGCCTGGGCCGGTGCAGAGCCTTCCACAGACAAATGTGGTGCGGGGACCTCCTTGGCGCTGTCCCAGGTTCCCGCCCTGACTTCTCCTCTACTTGTCCCACAGGTGACAAAGGGGACCGAGGCCCACTGGGCACACCAGGGAAGCTGGGCAAGGAGGGTCCCCGGGGGGACCGTGGCCCACAGGGCACCAAGGGCTCTaaggggcaggtgggcagcccGGGTGCCCCGTGCCGGACGCGCTCCTCGGCCTTCTCCGTGGGCCGCAAGACGGCCCTGCACAGCAGCGAGGGCTTCCAGCCGCTGCTCTTTGACACGGTCTTCGTGAACCCCGATGGGCACTTCGACATGGCCGCGGGCCGCTTTGTCGCCCCCCTGCGCGGCCTCTACTTCTTCAGCCTCAACGTGCACAGCTGGAACTTCAAGGAGACCTACGTGCACGTCGTGCACAACGAGGAGGCGGCCGTCATCCTGTACGCGCAGCCCAGCGACCGCAGCATCATGCAGAGCCAGAGCGTGATGCTGGCCCTGGCGCCCGGCGACCACGTCTGGGTGCGGCTGTTCAAGCGCGAGCGTGAGAACGCTGTCTACAGCGACGACGTCGACACCTACATCACTTTCAGCGGCCACCTCATCAAGCCCGAGGACGAGGACGACTGAGTGCCTCCAGGTCACCCCCTCAGCTGGGTGGCCGTGGGCAGGTCCCTTCCCCTGCAGGGCTCAGTTTGCATCCCTGTAAAGCGGGGAGGCCAGGTGGTCCCCAAGGACCTGGCATTCTGGGGAGGCCCCCCACTTTCCTTACCACCATCATCCCTCCCAGACCGTTTCTGCTCCTCTCTCATCTTTTGCACGTATTTTAAGAAACTTTCTACCTAAATATTCTAGAACTTTCCCAACTGCGTAGCCCAGCACTTCTCACGCTTGAATGTGCAGGTGAATCAcatggggatcttgttaaaatgcagattctggtttaGCGGGTCCAGAGGGGGCCCAGgattgtgcatttctaacaagctcctgggtGATGCCGATGCTATCCGTC is a genomic window containing:
- the C1QTNF6 gene encoding complement C1q tumor necrosis factor-related protein 6; translation: MGIATLGPLWAALLLPLLVFGVPTEEPTSGEAVASTPTGGCRRCCDSLAPADAADVSPASPSALPYVLPEVRPYINITILKGDKGDRGPLGTPGKLGKEGPRGDRGPQGTKGSKGQVGSPGAPCRTRSSAFSVGRKTALHSSEGFQPLLFDTVFVNPDGHFDMAAGRFVAPLRGLYFFSLNVHSWNFKETYVHVVHNEEAAVILYAQPSDRSIMQSQSVMLALAPGDHVWVRLFKRERENAVYSDDVDTYITFSGHLIKPEDEDD